One segment of Euwallacea fornicatus isolate EFF26 chromosome 23, ASM4011564v1, whole genome shotgun sequence DNA contains the following:
- the NP15.6 gene encoding NADH dehydrogenase [ubiquinone] 1 beta subcomplex subunit 11, mitochondrial, translated as MAQFSSLNRLIFQRLRTPIQRRLVSTSKKNNDTIAANECITKTSDKLQEKNWISYGYEYENKVDDRRAMHSVMFAGITLCMVVVGFVWSYAPDYNLRDWAVREAFLELRRREAAGLPLVDPNFIPPENILLPSDEELGDTEIII; from the exons atggCTCAATTCTCATCACTAAATCgtctaatttttcaaagacTAAGAACACCAATACAAAGGCGTCTGGTCTCAACGTCTAAAAAGAATAATGATACTATTGCAGCCAATGAGTGTATCACCAAAACTTCAGACAAActtcaggaaaaaaattggatatcTTATGGATATGAATATGAAAACAAAGTAGACGACAGGAGAGCTATGCATTCTGTAATGTTCGCTGGAATTACACTTTGTATGGTGGTTGTAG GTTTCGTTTGGTCTTATGCACCAGATTACAATCTAAGAGATTGGGCTGTACGAGAGGCATTCTTAGAACTCAGACGACGGGAAGCTGCAGGCCTTCCTTTAGTAGATCCTAACTTCATTCCTCCAGAGAACATTTTGTTGCCCTCAGATGAAGAGCTCGGAGATACTGAGATTATTATATAA